GGCTAGTTGGTCGGCCGTCATGCTGATGATCACCTGGGCAGGCGCCCCAGAGTCGACCAGCTCGGTGCGACGCACCGCCAGAGCGGCCAAGTCTTCCAGCGCGTCGTGCATCCGTTGGCCGTGGCTGCGCGGGTCCGGGCCGGCGTCGTCGGTGGGTCGCGGCGCTGATCGAGGAGTGAGCCAGGCGAGCAGTTGAGCGCCGCAGGTCGGGGTGAGCCGGCCGGTCGCGCGGTAGCTGCCATCGGCCTCGGGAATCAGCGCGAACGACCGGCGCCGAGCGTGTTCCTCATCGGAGGCGAGCACGCCGTCCGGATTCAAGTGGGCCAGGATTCGCTGCCCGACCACCCCGACCTGGCGGGGCCGCAGCTGGGTCGCCGCCTTGACCAGCTGTTGCTCGGCGGCAGCGACGTCGGCCGGATCGACCGAGCTGGGTAGCTCATCAAGGGTCGCGGCGATCACCCGAGCGTGCTCAGAAGACACCACCCCCGCAGCCTGGGCAGCCGCCACGTCGGGCAACAGCGTCTCGAGCTGCTCACCGGTCAGCCCCCACCGCGGCCCGCAGACCTGCGACGCGGCCACTCGCTGGCGCGCCTCGTGCGGCGACAGCCGCAATGCGGCCTGCAGCAGCGCCGACGTGGACCCCAGCACCAACCGACCGGCCAGCGCGCGCCGTCCTAGCTCGGCGACCAAGGCATGATCGACCACCGCGAGCCGGCGCCGCAGCACTTCGAACTCCCGCAACTCAGCCAGCACGTCGGCATCGGTCAGCTTGCCGAACAAGCCGGCCGAGACGTCGCCAAGGTAGGAGGACAGCTCATCGACAAGGCCGGCAAGGGGTGCCGAAGTGACGCCGTCGGTAAGTTTGTCCACGCATCAGACACTACGGGTGGGGTCTGACAAAACGCCGGCCGCAAGAGAACAGGCCAATAAAACAAGGGTAAACAGCCGGGAACCGAGCCGAACCGACCAGCCGAGCCGCACCCGCCCCCGCGGCGGGCTGAGTCAAGTCACGCCGAACCTCAGCGCTCCAGCAGGCCGAACCGCACCGCGTCGGCCAGCGCCAGCCAGGACGCCTCGACGATGTTGGGGTGCACCCCCACCGTCGTCCACTCCTCGGTCTTGTCCGAGGTCTCGATGAGCACCCGGGTGGTCGCGTCGGTGCCGTGCTTGCCCGGCAGGATACGGACCTTGTAGTCCGACAGCTCCAGGTCGGCCAGCTTGGGAAAGACCTCTTCCAGAGCCGAGCGAAGCGCCAGGTCCAATGCGTTGACCGGGCCGTTGCCCTCCGCGGTGGTGATCATCCGGCGATCACCTGCACGCACCTTCACCGTCGCCTCGGTCATCACGCTGCCGTCCTGCCTGCGGTCGATGATCACCCGGTAGGACTCCACGGTGAACTGGACGGGCGCGGTGCGCAGCTCCTCACGAACCAGCAACTCGAAGGAGGCGTCGGCGGCCTCGTAGGACCAACCGGCGGACTCACGTTCCTTGACCCGGTCCACCACCCTGCTGACCACGTCCGGGCGGCTGGTCACGTCCACACCCAGCTCCCTGGACTTCAACTCGACCGAAGCCCGGCCGGCCATCTCGGTGATCAGGATCCGCTGACGGTTACCGACCAGCCCCGGGTCCAGGTGGTTGTAGAGCTCCGGGCCGGATTTGATCGCCGAGGCGTGAAGCCCGGCCTTGTGCGCGAAGGCGGAACCGCCGACGTAGGGCGCGTGGGTGTCCGGCGCCAGGTTGGCGATCTCGGCGATCGCGTGCGACACCCGGACGCTCTCGGCGATCGTGCCGGGCGGCAGCACGTCCAAGCCCATCTTGAACACCAGGCCGCCGATCACCGAGAAGATGTCGGCGTTGCCGGCCCGCTCGCCGTAGCCGTTGGCTGTGCCCTGCACGTGGGTCACTCCGGCGGCCACCGCCGCGAGGGTGTTGGCGACCGCGCAGCCGGTGTCGTCCTGGGTGTGGATGCCCAGCCGGATGCCGGCGCGGGCCGACACCGCCGACACCACCTCAGCGATGCCCATCGGCAGCATGCCGCCGTTGGTGTCGCACAGCACTCCGACGTCGGCGCCCGCCCCCGCCGCCGCGTCGAGCACCCGCAACCCGTAGTCGCGGTCATGGCGGTAGCCGTCGAAGAAGTGCTCGCAGTCCACGAACACCCGGCGGCCGGCCGCCGTCAGGTAGCCGACGGTGTCTGACACCATCGCCAGGTTCTCGGCCCTGCTGGTGCGCAGGGCACGTTCGACGTGCCAGACGTCGGACTTGGCCACCAGCGTGATGACGGGGGCGCCGCTGTCGAGCAGCGCCCGCACCTGAGAGTCCTCGGCCACCGCGGCGCCGGCCTTGCGAGTGGCGCCGAAGGCGACCAGCGTCGCGTGCCGCAGCGCCAGCTCACCCCTGGTGGCCCGGGCGAAGAACTCGGTGTCCTTGGGAACCGCGCCTGGCCAGCCGCCTTCGAGGAAGCCCACTCCCAGCGAGTCCAGCAACCGGGCCACCGCCAGCTTGTCAGCCACCGAGTAGCTGATGCCCTCACGCTGGGCGCCGTCGCGCAGGGTGGTGTCGAAGACATGAAAGTCGTCATTGAGCATGGGAGGTCTCCGAACGGTGTGACGGCAGGTCAGTGGGCGGCAGCGGACGCGATCCGCTCGCCGATCTCGCCGGTGCTGCCCGGGCGGGCAGGATCACGTGTGCTCAGATCGGCGGCCACCGCCGCCTCGATCCTGGCCGCAGCCCCGTCGTGACCGAGGTGGCTGAGCAACATCGCGACCGACAGGATCGCCGCGGTCGGATCAGCCTTGGCCTGACCGGCGATGTCAGGGGCCGAGCCGTGCACCGGCTCGAACATCGACGGGGTGCTTCGGCTGGGATTGAGGTTTCCACTCGCAGCCAAACCGATTCCGCCTGCGATGGCCGCGGCCAGGTCGGTGAGGATGTCACCGAACAGGTTGTCGGTGACGATCACGTCGTACCGACCGGGGTCGGTGACCAGGTAGATCGTCGCCGCGTCCGCATGGTGATACGCCACGGTCACATCGGGATACTCCTCGGCTACCCGGTGAACCGTGCGAAGCCACAGGTCGCCGGCGTGCACGAGCACATTGCTCTTGTGCACCAGGGTCAGGTGCTTGCGTGGCCGCCGGGCCGCGCCGTCGAACGCCGCCCGGACGACGCGCTCCACACCGAAAGCGGTGTTCACACTCACCTCGGTGGCGATCTCGTGGGGGCTGTGCTTGCGCAGCGTGCCGCCGTTGCCGGCATAGGGCCCCTCGGTCCCTTCGCGGTAGATCACGAAGTCGATGTCGGGCCGGCCTGCCAACGGGGTGCTGACACCCGGATGCAGCTTGGCCGGGCGCAGGTTGACGTAGTGATCCAGTTCGAACCGCAACCGCAACAGCAACCCGCGCTCGAGCACCCCCGACGGCACGGACGGATCGCCGACCGCGCCGAGCAGGATGGCGTCGTGCTGGCGCAACTCGGCGAGCACCGAGTCCGGCAGCGTCTCGCCGGTGCGACGCCACCGTGCCGCGCCCAGGTCATACCCGGTCCTCTCGACACCGGGCAGCACCGAGTCCAGCACTGCCAACGCCTGCTCGACGACCTCGCCGCCGATCCCGTCACCGGGAATCACCGCCAACTTCATGGCTGATCAGTGCTCCTGTTCAACGGGAGGCGGTGCCCTCGTAGTAGTCGGCGTCGGCGTCGCTGTTCACCCAGCTCATCAGGCCGCGCAGTGTGCGTCCGGTCTCCTCGATCGGATGCTGCTCGCCCTTGGCACGCAACGCCTTGAACTCAGGAGCGCCGGCGTCCTGGTCGGCGATGAAACGGGCGGCGAAGGAGCCGTCCTGGATGTCTCTGAGCACCGCCCTCATGTTCTCCTTGACGTGCGGGTCGATGACCCGCGGGCCCGAGACGTAGTCGCCGTACTCGGCGGTGTCTGAGATCGACCAGCGCTGCTTGGCGATTCCGCCCTCATACATCAGGTCGACGATCAGCTTGAGCTCGTGCAGGCATTCGAAGTACGCGATCTCCGGCTCGTAGCCGGCCTCGGTGAGCACCTCGAAGCCGTACTGCACCAGCTGGGAGGCGCCCCCGCACAGCACCGCCTGCTCACCGAACAGATCCGTCTCGGTCTCCTCGGTGAAGGTGGTCCTGATCGCGCCGGCCCGGGTGCCGCCGATCGCCTTGGCGTAGGACAGCGCGAGCTCGAAGGCCTTGCCGGTGGCGTCCTGCTCCACGGCGACCAGCACCGGCACGCCCTTGCCGTCGACGAACTGCCGCCGTACCAGGTGCCCGGGGCCCTTCGGGGCCACCATCGCGACGTCGACGTTCAGCGGCGGCTTGATGTAGCCGAACCGGATGTTGAAGCCGTGGCCGAAGAAGACCGCGTCGCCGTCCTGAAGATGCGGCTCGACCGACTCGGTGTACAGCGCCCGCTGCTTGTGGTCCGGCGCCAGGATCATGATCAGATCGGCCTCGGCGGCGGCCTCGGCCGGCGTCAGAACCCGCAGCCCGGCGTCTTCGGCCTTGCCCCAGCTCTTGGAGCCCTCAGGCAGCCCCACCCGGACGTCGACCCCGGAATCGCGCAGGCTCAGCGCGTGGGCGTGGCCCTGGCTGCCGTATCCGAGCACGGCGACCGTGCGTCCCTGCACGATCGAAAGGTCGGCGGTGTCGTCGTAGTACATCTCCACGGCCATGGAATGGCGTCCCTCTCCTCGAGGCGAGCCGTCCCGGCGACGGCCGCTGTGGTGCTGCGTTCTTCGGTGCTCTGCTGTTCGGTGCTCTGCTGTTCGACCTCACGCTGTGTCCGACTGCGCTGATTGTCCTCGATGTCGCCGGTCACCCGGTCAACCGGCTCGCTCCACCGCACGTAGCGCCGTCTGCGTCATCGAACGCGGGCCACGGCCGATGGCCACCATGCCCGACTGGACCATCTCACGGATCCCGTAAGGCTCCATCATCTTCAACGTGGCCTCCAGCTTGGCCGGCGGGCCGATCACCTCCACCGTGAGCACCTCCGGGCTGACGTCGACGACCTTGGCGTTGAACAGCTCCACGATGTCGAGCACCGCGCCGCGGTTGCCCTCGTCCGCCCGCACCTTGACCAGCAGCAACTCGCGCTGCACCGCCTGTCCGGGTTCCAGTTCGACGATCTTCAACACGTTGATCAGCTTGTTGAGCTGCTTGGTGATCTGCTCCAGGGCGTTGCCCTCGGCCGACACCAGGATCGTCATCCTGGAGACCTCCGGATGCTCGGTGGGTCCGACCGCCAGCGACTCGATGTTGAAGCCGCGGCGGCTGAACAGCCCTGACACCCGGGCCAGCACGCCGGGCTTGTTCTCGACCAGCACCGACAGCGTGTGGACGCTCATGATCTCCGCCCGCTCTGCTCATTGATCATCGGCCCGCTCTTCGCGCGAGCGCTCATCGCAGCACTCGCTCCGCTCCGCGCTCGTGCCTCGCCGCGATGCTCACTCATCGTTGACCCGCTCTTCGCGCGAGCGCTCATCGCAGCACTCGCTCCGCTCCGCGCTCGTGCCTCGCCGCGATGCTCACTCATGGGTTCACACTCCGGAGTCGAAGTCGGGCCGGACGCCGCGGGCGGCGATGATCTCGTCATTGGATGTGCCGGCGGCGACCATCGGCCACACCATCGCGTCCTTGCCCACGGTGAAGTCCACCACCACCGGCTGGTCATCGATGGACATCGCCTTCTCGATCGTCGCGTCGACCTCGGAGGCCGTCTCACACCGCAGGCCGACGCAACCGAGCGCGTCTGCCAGCTTCACAAAATCCGGGATGCGCGTGCGCGACTCGGCGCCGTGCGCGGCCCGGTGCGTTCCCAGCTCGGTGTTGGAGTAGCGCTCGTCGTAGAACAGCGTCTGCCACTGCCGCACCATCCCCAGGTTGCCGTTGTTGATCACCGCGACCTTGATCGGGATGCCCTCGATCGCGCAGGTCGCAAGCTCCTGATTGGTCATCTGAAAGCAGCCGTCGCCGTCGATCGCCCAGACCATGGCGTCCGGGGCTCCGACCTTGGCGCCCATCGCGGCCGGCACCGAGTAGCCCATCGTTCCGGCGCCTCCGGAGTTCAACCAGGTGTAGGGGTTCTCATAGGAGATGAACTGCGCCGCCCACATCTGGTGCTGGCCCACCCCCGCGGTGAACACCGTGTCCGGACCGGCGATCTTTCCTAGCCGCTCGATCACGTACTGGGGCGCCAGGCTGCCGTCGGCGGGCTCGTCATAACCGAGGGGGTAGGTGCGCCGCCAGCCGTCGACCTCCTTCCACCAACCGGTC
The sequence above is a segment of the Jatrophihabitans sp. genome. Coding sequences within it:
- a CDS encoding DUF222 domain-containing protein, with amino-acid sequence MDKLTDGVTSAPLAGLVDELSSYLGDVSAGLFGKLTDADVLAELREFEVLRRRLAVVDHALVAELGRRALAGRLVLGSTSALLQAALRLSPHEARQRVAASQVCGPRWGLTGEQLETLLPDVAAAQAAGVVSSEHARVIAATLDELPSSVDPADVAAAEQQLVKAATQLRPRQVGVVGQRILAHLNPDGVLASDEEHARRRSFALIPEADGSYRATGRLTPTCGAQLLAWLTPRSAPRPTDDAGPDPRSHGQRMHDALEDLAALAVRRTELVDSGAPAQVIISMTADQLA
- the cimA gene encoding citramalate synthase; protein product: MLNDDFHVFDTTLRDGAQREGISYSVADKLAVARLLDSLGVGFLEGGWPGAVPKDTEFFARATRGELALRHATLVAFGATRKAGAAVAEDSQVRALLDSGAPVITLVAKSDVWHVERALRTSRAENLAMVSDTVGYLTAAGRRVFVDCEHFFDGYRHDRDYGLRVLDAAAGAGADVGVLCDTNGGMLPMGIAEVVSAVSARAGIRLGIHTQDDTGCAVANTLAAVAAGVTHVQGTANGYGERAGNADIFSVIGGLVFKMGLDVLPPGTIAESVRVSHAIAEIANLAPDTHAPYVGGSAFAHKAGLHASAIKSGPELYNHLDPGLVGNRQRILITEMAGRASVELKSRELGVDVTSRPDVVSRVVDRVKERESAGWSYEAADASFELLVREELRTAPVQFTVESYRVIIDRRQDGSVMTEATVKVRAGDRRMITTAEGNGPVNALDLALRSALEEVFPKLADLELSDYKVRILPGKHGTDATTRVLIETSDKTEEWTTVGVHPNIVEASWLALADAVRFGLLER
- a CDS encoding 3-isopropylmalate dehydrogenase, with the protein product MKLAVIPGDGIGGEVVEQALAVLDSVLPGVERTGYDLGAARWRRTGETLPDSVLAELRQHDAILLGAVGDPSVPSGVLERGLLLRLRFELDHYVNLRPAKLHPGVSTPLAGRPDIDFVIYREGTEGPYAGNGGTLRKHSPHEIATEVSVNTAFGVERVVRAAFDGAARRPRKHLTLVHKSNVLVHAGDLWLRTVHRVAEEYPDVTVAYHHADAATIYLVTDPGRYDVIVTDNLFGDILTDLAAAIAGGIGLAASGNLNPSRSTPSMFEPVHGSAPDIAGQAKADPTAAILSVAMLLSHLGHDGAAARIEAAVAADLSTRDPARPGSTGEIGERIASAAAH
- the ilvC gene encoding ketol-acid reductoisomerase; this translates as MAVEMYYDDTADLSIVQGRTVAVLGYGSQGHAHALSLRDSGVDVRVGLPEGSKSWGKAEDAGLRVLTPAEAAAEADLIMILAPDHKQRALYTESVEPHLQDGDAVFFGHGFNIRFGYIKPPLNVDVAMVAPKGPGHLVRRQFVDGKGVPVLVAVEQDATGKAFELALSYAKAIGGTRAGAIRTTFTEETETDLFGEQAVLCGGASQLVQYGFEVLTEAGYEPEIAYFECLHELKLIVDLMYEGGIAKQRWSISDTAEYGDYVSGPRVIDPHVKENMRAVLRDIQDGSFAARFIADQDAGAPEFKALRAKGEQHPIEETGRTLRGLMSWVNSDADADYYEGTASR
- the ilvN gene encoding acetolactate synthase small subunit, coding for MSVHTLSVLVENKPGVLARVSGLFSRRGFNIESLAVGPTEHPEVSRMTILVSAEGNALEQITKQLNKLINVLKIVELEPGQAVQRELLLVKVRADEGNRGAVLDIVELFNAKVVDVSPEVLTVEVIGPPAKLEATLKMMEPYGIREMVQSGMVAIGRGPRSMTQTALRAVERAG